The Argentina anserina chromosome 3, drPotAnse1.1, whole genome shotgun sequence genome includes a region encoding these proteins:
- the LOC126789412 gene encoding probable WRKY transcription factor 2, with protein sequence MAGVDDNVAIIGDWVPPSPSPRDFFSSILVDGIGSRSFLDSPNSNEAEDFFLGSREGNTNGNNMSQGNGSGDDITKMDSFSEYKSNSRGGLVERIAARTGFNAPRLNTESIRSSDLSLNSDVRSPYLTIPPGLSPTTLLDSPVFLSNSLAQPSPTTGKFPFVSNGNGRNSILMSEAADKTNFFEDMNTSFVFKPLGESGSFFLAPTSKQSFSSIEVSVQSENSSQSMEPSRVQNQNANNFQLQPDFSLTSTEKDNGANTVSADPMALDTVGGSTEHSPPLDEQPEEGGDQRGGGDFTAAAGGGTASEDGYNWRKYGQKQVKGSEYPRSYYKCTHPNCQVKKKVERSHEGHITEIIYKGAHNHPKPLPSRRSGVIGSSNLLIDMRSDILEQGGPQTGTDGDQVWASAQTATGGAPDWKHDNLEVTSSASAGPDYGQQSTSMQAQNGAHLESGDVIDASSTFSNDEDEDDQGTHGSVSLAYDGEEDESESKRRKIEAFATEMSGATRAIREPRVVVQTTSEVDILDDGYRWRKYGQKVVKGNPNPRSYYKCTNAGCTVRKHVERASHDLKSVITTYEGKHNHEVPAARNSSHVNSGPSGNMSGQGSGSASQAHPHRPESSQVHNSMARFERPMSMSSFSLPGRQQLGHPQGFSFGMNHPGLANLAMAGFGPGQHKVPFLPVHHPYFAQQRQVSEMGFMLPKGEPKVEPMSEPGFNMNNASSVYQQLMSRLPLGPQM encoded by the exons CTCCTCAATATTAGTTGACGGCATTGGCTCAAGGTCGTTCTTGGACTCTCCTAACAGTAACGAAGCTGAGGATTTCTTCCTGGGGTCCCGAGAAGGAAATACCAACGGAAATAACATGTCACAAGGAAATGGTAGTGGTGATGACATAACTAAAATGGATTCATTTTCAGAGTACAAGTCTAACTCACGTGGGGGACTCGTGGAAAGGATTGCAGCCAGAACTGGTTTTAATGCTCCGCGGTTAAATACAGAAAGCATTAGATCTTCTGACCTTTCACTTAATTCTGATGTTCGGTCTCCTTATCTGACAATACCCCCTGGTCTCAGTCCAACCACGCTACTGGACTCTCCTGTCTTcctttcaaattcatta GCACAGCCTTCTCCAACAACTGGAAAATTTCCATTTGTCTCAAATGGTAATGGCAGGAATTCCATATTGATGTCGGAGGCTGCTGATAAAACTAacttctttgaggacatgaatACTTCATTTGTTTTCAAGCCTCTTGGCGAATCAGGCTCTTTCTTTCTTGCTCCGACAAGCAAG CAATCCTTTTCCAGCATTGAGGTTTCAGTCCAGTCAGAAAACTCGTCTCAAAGTATGGAACCCTCCAGAGTTCAAAATCAGAATGCAAACAATTTTCAGCTCCAGCCAGATTTTTCTCTCACATCTACTGAAAAAGATAACGGAGCAAATACAGTCTCTGCAGATCCTATGGCTTTAGATACAGTTGGTGGCAGTACTGAACATTCTCCACCTCTTGATGAGCAAccagaggaaggaggagatcAACGAGGTGGTGGTGATTTCACGGCTGCTGCCGGTGGAGGTACAGCATCTGAAGATGGATATAATTGGAGAAAATATGGGCAAAAACAAGTAAAAGGCAGTGAGTACCCTCGAAGTTATTATAAGTGCACACATCCAAATTGTCAGGTTAAGAAAAAGGTTGAGCGATCTCATGAGGGTCATATAACAGAGATCATCTACAAAGGGGCCCATAACCACCCTAAACCCCTTCCCAGTCGTAGATCAGGGGTCATTGGGTCTTCTAACTTACTCATTGACATGCGATCAGACATCCTTGAACAAGGTGGACCTCAGACAGGTACTGATGGTGATCAGGTTTGGGCAAGTGCACAAACGGCAACTGGTGGAGCTCCTGATTGGAAGCATGATAACCTTGAGGTGACTTCATCAGCATCAGCGGGTCCTGACTACGGCCAGCAATCCACTTCTATGCAGGCTCAGAATGGTGCACACCTTGAATCAGGTGATGTGATCGACGCATCATCTACCTTTTCCaatgatgaggatgaagatgatCAAGGAACGCATGGTAGTGTTTCATTAGCTTATGATGGTGAAGAAGATGAGTCAGAGTCGAAAAGAAG GAAAATTGAAGCCTTTGCAACAGAAATGAGTGGAGCAACCAGAGCTATTCGGGAGCCTAGAGTCGTAGTCCAGACTACCAGTGAAGTTGATATCCTTGATGATGGGTATCGTTGGCGAAAGTATGGGCAGAAAGTAGTGAAAGGGAATCCAAATCCAAG GAGCTACTATAAGTGCACCAATGCTGGTTGTACAGTGAGGAAGCATGTGGAGAGAGCGTCTCATGACCTCAAGTCAGTCATCACCACATATGAAGGAAAGCACAATCATGAGGTTCCCGCTGCTCGCAATAGTAGCCATGTCAATTCTGGCCCTTCAGGCAACATGTCTGGTCAGGGGTCTGGCTCTGCTTCACAAGCTCATCCTCATCGGCCAGAGTCATCACAAGTTCACAATAGCATGGCAAGATTTGAAAGGCCAATGTCAATGAGTTCATTCAGCTTACCTGGAAGGCAGCAGCTGGGTCATCCCCAGGGTTTCTCTTTCGGAATGAACCATCCTGGCCTGGCCAATCTGGCAATGGCCGGATTTGGTCCTGGCCAACACAAAGTCCCTTTTCTACCAGTTCATCATCCCTACTTTGCTCAACAGCGTCAGGTCAGTGAAATGGGTTTCATGTTACCAAAAGGAGAACCAAAAGTAGAGCCAATGTCAGAACCTGGTTTTAACATGAACAATGCTTCATCTGTATACCAACAACTTATGAGTAGGCTTCCCCTTGGACCACAGATGTAG